The Cucurbita pepo subsp. pepo cultivar mu-cu-16 chromosome LG05, ASM280686v2, whole genome shotgun sequence nucleotide sequence TCCTCAACTTTCCTTGCATCACACTGCAATTCAAAaccatcaaataaaattagaaacataTAAATCCAAGttaatattaaacaaaatcaaagttTAAGAGATAGAACACgaattttggagtttttaatgaattttgatAGATGAAACGAATGAGACTTTACTTTTTGGCATAGTAATAGCAAAAGTCAGACAAGATGAATGATTGAATAATTTCAGCGATGAAAGCAGCCATAAACCAAAAATAACCGTGGCCAACCAATAGCAAATAGCGCCCACGAGTCTCGTAAACCTAAACACAAATTTcattccattaaaaaaaaacacataaaaaaatgGTCATCAACCAAGGGTAATgactaaaaaataagaataggAAATTGTATGAAATGCGTAAGAATTTGGTGCAACTTAGTGCTATTAGTCTAGATATTCATAATCCgttaatatttggagaatataatattagttatagaatatttcttatatattcgttaatattttttccaaTTAGATTAGtattagtatattttattttattctcaaatatttatttcactttttaactagttttttttttcagtaataatattttcaaatctatTCACGCTCTCTGGTAGAAGATATTGTGTCAATTGGAAATTTTCTGACCTGAATGACCCAATAAGCAAAAGCTAAGAATCTGGAAATTCCCATAGCAAACACATAATGTGCGGTGAAAGGCTCGAtcatctaaaaaataaaaataaaatcatttaataaactcgtgagaatgaattgaaaaaaattgaaaaatagcAAATAAAACCTTAGCGTTTTGCATCATTAGAAGTTGAGGCAACATTGAAAAAGATTCAACATACACGCCAAATGCCCACAACACACGAACCACGGCATTATAGTGGACGTGGGGAAAGATAAATAACGAAAGCACCATCGATGGTACAACCTGTTTAACACAAAATCACAACAGATGATAGCTAATCAATTTCATCGTTAATGTATAAGTGGATGcaattaaaaagaagagaagagaaaaaattacCACATAATACAAATGGAAGTTATCGAGGGTTCTGttatatgtatttttcaaCTTGAAGCGGATCATATAGATGACCCAAACGGTGGTGATGAAATTAATGGAGTCCAAAAATGTGTATACATCAACCTCCATAATTGACCCGAAAATCAATCGTACCGATAAGAATAAAGCCGTGAGTTCTTGACTTTTTGAAGACAGACCtaaatttcattataaaatCGGAGTATAAGAACaacaaaaccctaatattaatcaaaattaaccattttattgtaaataatactaaataaaaataaaaataaaagaatatttaattattatataatataaaaaagtagAGAGGGAGAGGAACTCGCCGGAGCAGGTTTTATGAGTGGTGAGTTTATAAGCGAGGATGAGAAGACCAGCCGCGTGAATGGTTTCACTCGCGATGAACAAGTAATTATGATTCGTAACCGTGTGCTTCAAAACAAACATCGcagccaccgccgccgccaccgcaAGACCGATCTTCGACGCCGTGGATCTCCGCCTCAGCCAATCGCCCGCGGCCTGGAACGCTCTCCTCCTATTCGGACGCCTCTTCGACTCATCGCCGTCGCTCGTGGTCGGAACCCTACCGGAACCGAAACTGATCGGGTAAGAACCTAACGCTTCCATCtacagagagagagggagaaaatTGAATCGATGAATcgattgagagaaaaaaagagagagaacagaggcgttttttttttgttagggCAAAATTGGGGATGATTTGTGGTGAAATTGATTTGACCATTGATTCAACGCCACTGAAACGGTTACCAAATATGGatgaatgaagaatgaattaattgaaaatcCTTACAGATTTGGTGGATGAAATGGTCCGGATTTGTTCTTAAATGTTGAAAATCCGACGATCTGATGGCGGTAGTGTTCGTCGGAATGTGGACTCCGCTGCTGCCGTTTtcaattgttttctttgatttacttatttttttctcctccaATGTAATGTTTAAATcgtgtttttaattttagttttaatccTATTTTGGTATATTCTGTCTTTGCCATTGATTTTAAAGCTGCctattttagtttatgattaaaaatatcaatggttttagttcaaattttagttatttgtttttattgttttttttttttttttgttaaattttaattttaatgtcgGACACACATTTAGATGTTTATTTAACCTACTGAGGGACAgagtgaaaaaatattttctatctgATAGCTAAATAAAACAGGAGACGGGATTATATTTTCCATCGACCATCTCTTTTCCGCCCATTTCGacctatttttttatatatatataccaaataaaatattatactttaagattaaaatttgaattattggtattatatatatatatatatatttttttttttcttataaaatattattgtttaatagaaattattattaaaaatgaaattgattcCTTGAAAGaatctttgaaattaatatattttttaagaatatatataaaaagaagaaaaaagaaggctTCCTCGTTTAGTTGACTTTTATAGTGTTCTTCCTTCCTCTGCCTCCCCTTCAGCTTGCTTCCTCCTCTCTCCTTCCCCGACAAtgtcgccgtcgccgtcgccgttGCACCACCTTCTTCCACGGCCGCCGTCGATGACACCCTTACAGGAACTCCAGTGTCAGGTTGTTTGGAACTGTCCGAAACCATGGGCGGTTTTCCGTCAACCCAATACCACAATCCGTCCTCCTAAAACTGGCTGCTcttcactttctctctccacTCGATCCCATAAACCCACTGTTCTCCTCTGTCTTTAGATTagaattcttcaaatttctagGCAATTCTGTTTCTGGGTTTGGTTCTGTTTCCGGAACTAGTAACAGCGAACAGAGAGATTTGGGGGTGGTTTTAATGGGAATTAGTAGTTTAGGCGGCGGCGGTGGGTGGAGTTATCGGTGGTGGAGGGAGGTTTTCCGGGATGAATTTGGCAATGTTGAGATTGGATTTACCGCTTCATTAAATCCCACGAATCCCCGAAATACTCACCAAATACACCACCCTTTTACGGTGTCTTATGTCCCACGCGATCCCCACCACCACAAACAACCGCTTCCGGCCGCCATGAAATACACTTATCCGGCGAAACCAAAGCTGAAGCAGTCGAATCTGAGCGACGACGAGAAGCAGGGGATCACGGCAGATAGCGACAACTGCGATGGAAAGAAGTAAATCTCGCCGTGAAAGAGGATGAAATGGATGGACATTATAGTCCGACTGCTAATCATGGCGGTTACATCGGTGACGAAGGTGGGTCGGAGCCAGCGGACCACACCGGCAAGCAGAAACCGGTGGGGCTTCTGCAGAAGAATGAAATCAGTTTCCAGAGCGACGATGGCAAAAAAATTTCTGTTTCGGCGGTTTCCAGTGGCATCACCGATGGTGACAGGGGAAGGAGGCGGCGCAACGGCGACAACGACGGCGAGATTGCTGTAGAAGGGGAAGTTAACTGCCACGTCATTTTTCGTCAATCAACGGTCAAAGGAGGTCCGGGCTATTTagaactaaaaatattttttgta carries:
- the LOC111795520 gene encoding putative ER lumen protein-retaining receptor C28H8.4 translates to MEALGSYPISFGSGRVPTTSDGDESKRRPNRRRAFQAAGDWLRRRSTASKIGLAVAAAVAAMFVLKHTVTNHNYLFIASETIHAAGLLILAYKLTTHKTCSGLSSKSQELTALFLSVRLIFGSIMEVDVYTFLDSINFITTVWVIYMIRFKLKNTYNRTLDNFHLYYVVVPSMVLSLFIFPHVHYNAVVRVLWAFGVYVESFSMLPQLLMMQNAKMIEPFTAHYVFAMGISRFLAFAYWVIQVYETRGRYLLLVGHGYFWFMAAFIAEIIQSFILSDFCYYYAKNVMQGKLRMPV